A stretch of DNA from Salvelinus fontinalis isolate EN_2023a chromosome 17, ASM2944872v1, whole genome shotgun sequence:
cacacacacacacacacacacacacacctcatttgaAACAACAACAAAGTATTGCTCTTTATGTTCCTAGCTTTAACATACTGACAGGAGAATTTGTGGACCACGTTCTTGACCCACAATACTATGGAGGACAGTGTGAATATGTTTACAATGGAGAATGGAGAAAACTCATATATGATGCCTTCTGTGAGAATTTACATTATAACGAAGATGAGAAAAACTATCGTAAACCCTACAACTTCCATACATACCGCTTCATGgtacggtactgtactgtatgcatcgTCATGTCACAAAATGTAAACTTTTTACAATCCTCAACTTATCAATGAtatttgaaaaaagtaatatgTGTTTTGTGATTTTTGCGTTATTCTAGGCCCAGGCTACTTCTGAAGCCTCCTCAGAGTATTATGAAGATATGGCCACATTGCTGAAAGCCAGAAAGACGGAAAATTCTTTTAATCTAGGTGTTACTGTTGGGATTCAGTACGTGGAGTTTGGAGTATCAGGGAATGTGGAGACTGAGTTTCTAAAAAATCTAACAAAATACACCAATCAGGTAAGAGAATATGTCTTAAATAATACCAACCGAAAAACAGCCTCTTTATACCCAGGGAACACAACTGTAGTAGGTTCCTGGCTGCGTTTTATTCCAGGAAGCGATTGCCTACAACCTTGTTTTCTCAGATCCACGAAGGGTAGTGAACGAGAACAGATGGGACGTAACATCCATCCTGAAATGAAAACCCTGAGTCCTATATTTCTAATTTGAGCATGTATGAAGCTGAAAAGCTCTATACAAATACAGTTCTGTGTTCTCCTTTGTCCCTCAGGAACTTGGCTTCATCAGGATGCAGTCTAAAGTTCAGACGGCCCAGTTTAAGATGAGGAGCGAGGGGCTGATGCTTCATGAAGACATGTACCTGTCCCTTATGGAGCTTCCTGAGGAGAAGTATGACTTTGGCCTGTACTCCCGCTTCCTCAACACTTACGGAACGCACTACGTCACCCAGGGCATCATGGGAGGGATCCTGGAGTATGTGGCGGTCGTCAACAAAACCGCCATGGAAACATCTAGTATGGTGTCTTTTTTTATTTCTGTGATGCTGTCGTTGAATGAGTGAGCGATGTTTCAGATTGGGTCAGTGGTGGAAAAGGTGTGAAGGATTTTTAGACCTTTCTATATTTTGGAAGGAACCATATAATATTATCATGTGAGTTATTATAGTCAATGGTATATTTGAAGAGTCCATTTCTGTGTGAATTGAATGGTTATTCCAAAACTTGTTTTTGGTCTTGACTTTTAACAGAGATTAATGCGGGACAACTTAAAGGGTGTTTGGGTGGATCCATTGGCATAAGCAGTCCTCTAGGCAAGACGAAGCAGGTAGAAGTTGGAGGCAAACTTGAACTCAAAGGTTGCAAAAGCACTGGCTCTTATGAAAAAGGTGTGTGATCGTCCCAACCGACTTTATCTAGCAAAGGTCACCTTGGTTAACATTTCCTACTTTTTCTAACAACACCAGATTTCTCTTTTCAAATGTCTATTGTTGTTCAACTTTCTGACTTTCTGGTAGTAACATTCATTTAGAGCAATTGTGGGTAACAGGGATAGGGTCTATTCCATTTCAAATGAGTTCATTCAGTAAGTATACTGGAATTGCAGTTTACTTCCTGAGTTTACTGAATTAAGATGGACCTAGATGGGTAATTGATGATTTCCCTCTGTAACCCAGAGACGGATGGCAGCTCCAGTTTGATCAAGGACATTGTGACGCTGGTGAAGGGGGGCAGTACAGGAAGTAGTGGGGGTCTGCTGGCCATCAAGGACCCTGACACATACAGGAAGTGGGGCCTTTCTCTCAAGTACAACCCAACGCTCATCGAGTATGAGGTATAATAGCATTTACTTACAGATATACctaaacacactgtatatagccaatgatgtatataaaccctggattgctgacgcgatgtattggccattgagaggctttgaagccaccggtcagccatattggcactccccagtaggagctgtcctccataggaatgaatggaattctacagcatttcaattaaatgtttcaaggacaaaatgacatgttttttttttttgtggttgtagtggggatgtaacggatgtgaaatggctagctagttagcggtgatgcgcgctaatagcctttcaatcggtgacgtcacttgctctgagaccttgaagtagtggttccccttgctctgcaagggccgtggcttttgtggagcgatgggtaacgatgctttgtgggtgactgttgttgatatgtgcagagggtccctagttcgcgcccgggtcggtgcgaggggacggactaaagttaaacctTTAcagggacagtaacattagaacTTTCAAAAAATGTTACTTtaagaaatgtgtgtgtatatactgtatgtttagctcacataacaTAATTTAAAAGTCTGTAATAAAATAAACAtgacaaaaacaaatgtagacattcataaatgcatttctatagcttcagGAATATTTTTTACAATGGTGGGGGAGTGCCAGTCAACCAGTGTATTCAGCACACAGATGGTGCTGGACATTACAtctgtgcatgctacttgaaacATGGTACTTTTACATGTGTTTActttatttacagtgcattcaagCATAGTACATTCAATATGCACAaacacatcaagtaactcatcaAGCAtggtctcctcttccctcctctccccccctctccccagacccTGCCCATATATGAGCTGGTGCGTCTGAGCACAGTTGGGGACCACGTGGGGGCGCGGCCGGCCCACCTGAGGAGGGCGTGGGAGGAGTACCTGCTCCAGTTCAACTCCTGTCGCTGTGCCCCCTGCAGGCATGACGGCATCCCTGTCCTCTCCCAGACCTCCTGCTACTGCATCTGCAAGCAGGGCTTCAGAGGGGAAGCCTGCGAGGACACCCTCAGGAAAGGTGGGCGTGACAGTGCTATTAAATGCAGTTACTTATATCTGCCATCAGATGACAGCAAGTGCCACACCTTACTACAGTAACTATGCTCTTGAGTTAGTAGGTGTAGAGAATTAGATGAGTGGGTGACACAGAGCCTGGCATTCTGTCGTCTGATAGGTTCCACGACGGACGGGGCCTGGAGTTGCTGGGGGGCGTGGTCTTCCTGTCAGTCAGGAAGTAAGACCCGCCGACGGTCATGTGACAACCCCCAGCCAGATGGGGGCGCCACCTGCCTTGGCTCCTCCTCCCAGAACCAACGCTGTTGATGTCACCAGCCAGACGGGTCACAGCACGGCAGGGGGCACAGATTTCAAAACTACACCAGGACGTAGGAGTGAATACCAATGATGTTCATTATGTTACCAACTCTGTCTTTTTATCTGGCCAGAAAGATGAGGGTTAAAAGGTTTGTTCAGAAATA
This window harbors:
- the c8a gene encoding complement component C8 alpha chain; translation: MSSFSSRSSFISNMDRLICALLGSYILLLVLNKFLTVEATEYSWNMAETRAGQSAMRRVRSVNKPAPINCKMKMWSSWTPCDSCTDKKFRFRYMEKASQFGGRQCLDSQWEELACPTAQAVCWEPDICGERFTCNATGRCVSQALRCNGEVDCDDESDEKDCEQVDYRQDKCSTLLPIPGAGRGTQGFNILTGEFVDHVLDPQYYGGQCEYVYNGEWRKLIYDAFCENLHYNEDEKNYRKPYNFHTYRFMAQATSEASSEYYEDMATLLKARKTENSFNLGVTVGIQYVEFGVSGNVETEFLKNLTKYTNQELGFIRMQSKVQTAQFKMRSEGLMLHEDMYLSLMELPEEKYDFGLYSRFLNTYGTHYVTQGIMGGILEYVAVVNKTAMETSKINAGQLKGCLGGSIGISSPLGKTKQVEVGGKLELKGCKSTGSYEKETDGSSSLIKDIVTLVKGGSTGSSGGLLAIKDPDTYRKWGLSLKYNPTLIEYETLPIYELVRLSTVGDHVGARPAHLRRAWEEYLLQFNSCRCAPCRHDGIPVLSQTSCYCICKQGFRGEACEDTLRKGSTTDGAWSCWGAWSSCQSGSKTRRRSCDNPQPDGGATCLGSSSQNQRC